The Gemmatimonadales bacterium genome window below encodes:
- a CDS encoding glutamine synthetase III, translating into MTTPARTLLGAPNPPERVDTIFGADIFSPAVMRQRLPKEVYRSLLRTIQKGEPLDPAVADVVAACMKDWAIENGASHYTHWFQPLTGLTAEKHDSLAAPDGNGGVVFNFSGSELVQGEPDASSFPSGGIRATFEARGYTAWDATSPAFLMRGDNNVTLCIPTAFVSWTGEALDTKIPLLRSVEALSRQAVRILKIFGTDEGVSRVYTTVGAEQEYFLVDRDLYFKRPDLLISERTLFGAKPPKGQQLEDHYFGTIPRRVLAFMAEAENELYRLGVPVKTRHNEVAPGQYEIAPLFEPSHIASDHQMLIMETLKRVAPRYGLQALLHEKPFAGVNGSGKHNNWSMSTNTGVNLLDPQDETHTNMQFLVFLVATIRAVDLHADLLRASIASAANDHRLGANEAPPAIISIFLGKMLTDILEQVERGLPKRTIRGGTLDLGATTLPQLPRHSGDRNRTSPFAFTGNKFEFRAVGSSASIAWPNTVLNTIVAESLDYVAGELERAVGGRPTPVRLQAAVLSVLKKLIKQHKRVIFDGDNYSEEWHAEAATRGLPNLKDSVAAFQVLRARKNGDLFRKYGVLTKPEYDSRIHVAIEKYVKQLGIEAETMVTIAKSQILPAALAHQRRVADAVAATKGAGVNDADSVQALRELVDLVSEFRARTAEVERLAAHHESDGARHAAQINGELKPAMARLRESGDTLETLVAADLWPLPVYRDLLFLK; encoded by the coding sequence GTGACCACTCCTGCACGCACCCTTCTCGGGGCACCCAACCCGCCCGAGCGGGTCGACACCATCTTCGGCGCCGACATTTTCTCCCCCGCCGTAATGCGCCAGCGACTTCCTAAAGAGGTCTACCGCAGCCTGCTCCGCACCATCCAAAAGGGCGAGCCGCTCGACCCCGCCGTCGCTGATGTCGTCGCCGCCTGCATGAAGGATTGGGCCATCGAGAACGGCGCCAGTCACTACACCCATTGGTTTCAGCCGCTCACCGGCCTCACCGCCGAGAAGCACGATTCGCTGGCCGCGCCGGACGGGAACGGGGGCGTGGTGTTCAACTTCTCCGGCTCCGAGCTGGTGCAGGGCGAGCCGGACGCCTCCAGCTTCCCCTCCGGCGGCATCCGGGCCACCTTCGAGGCCCGCGGCTACACCGCCTGGGACGCCACCAGTCCCGCGTTTCTCATGCGGGGCGACAACAACGTCACCCTCTGCATTCCGACCGCGTTCGTCTCCTGGACCGGCGAGGCGCTCGACACCAAGATCCCGCTGCTCCGCTCGGTCGAAGCGCTCTCTCGCCAGGCCGTTCGGATCCTCAAGATCTTCGGCACCGATGAGGGCGTTTCCCGGGTCTACACCACGGTGGGCGCGGAGCAGGAGTATTTCCTGGTTGACCGGGACCTCTACTTCAAGCGTCCTGATCTGCTGATCTCCGAGCGTACCCTCTTCGGTGCCAAGCCGCCCAAGGGACAGCAGCTGGAGGACCACTACTTCGGCACCATCCCGCGCCGGGTCCTGGCGTTCATGGCGGAAGCGGAGAACGAGCTCTACCGCCTCGGCGTACCGGTCAAGACCCGGCACAACGAAGTGGCCCCGGGTCAGTACGAGATCGCGCCGCTGTTCGAGCCCAGCCACATCGCGAGCGACCACCAGATGCTGATCATGGAGACGCTCAAGCGGGTGGCGCCGCGCTACGGCCTCCAGGCGTTGCTGCACGAGAAGCCGTTCGCCGGAGTGAACGGGTCCGGCAAGCACAACAACTGGTCGATGTCCACCAACACCGGAGTCAACCTGCTGGATCCCCAGGACGAGACCCACACCAACATGCAGTTCCTGGTGTTCCTGGTGGCCACCATCCGGGCGGTGGACCTGCATGCGGATCTGCTGCGTGCGTCCATAGCCTCGGCCGCCAACGACCACCGGCTCGGGGCCAACGAGGCGCCTCCGGCGATCATCTCCATCTTCCTGGGGAAGATGTTGACCGACATCCTGGAGCAGGTGGAGCGCGGTCTGCCCAAGCGGACCATTCGTGGAGGGACCCTGGATCTCGGGGCCACCACGCTGCCTCAGCTGCCGCGCCACTCGGGCGACCGCAATCGCACCTCGCCGTTCGCCTTCACCGGCAACAAGTTCGAGTTTCGCGCGGTAGGATCGAGCGCCAGCATCGCGTGGCCCAACACGGTGCTCAACACCATCGTGGCGGAGTCGCTCGACTACGTGGCCGGCGAGCTGGAGCGCGCGGTCGGTGGCCGGCCCACGCCGGTCCGGCTGCAGGCGGCAGTCCTCTCGGTGCTCAAGAAGCTGATCAAGCAGCACAAGCGGGTCATCTTCGATGGCGACAACTACTCCGAGGAGTGGCACGCGGAAGCGGCCACCCGTGGCCTGCCCAACCTCAAGGACTCGGTGGCCGCCTTCCAGGTCCTGCGCGCCCGGAAGAACGGCGACCTGTTCCGCAAGTATGGTGTGCTCACCAAGCCGGAGTACGACTCCCGGATCCACGTCGCCATCGAGAAGTACGTGAAGCAGCTGGGAATCGAGGCGGAAACGATGGTGACCATCGCCAAGTCGCAGATCCTGCCCGCGGCGCTGGCGCACCAGCGGCGGGTGGCGGACGCGGTGGCCGCGACCAAGGGAGCGGGCGTCAATGACGCCGATTCGGTCCAGGCGCTCCGCGAGCTGGTCGATCTGGTGAGCGAGTTCCGGGCGCGCACGGCGGAGGTCGAGCGGCTGGCGGCCCATCACGAGAGCGATGGGGCCCGCCACGCGGCCCAGATCAACGGCGAGCTCAAGCCGGCAATGGCGCGTCTCCGGGAGAGCGGCGATACGCTGGAGACCCTCGTCGCGGCCGACCTGTGGCCGCTACCGGTCTACCGGGATCTGTTGTTCTTGAAGTGA
- a CDS encoding protein kinase: protein MADLREQLQSGLADRYRIERELGRGGMATVYLAQDLRHKRPVALKVLHPELALTLGPERFQREIETVARLQHPHILTVHDSGESAGQVWYTMPYVEGESLRDRLRRERQLPLADALQITLEVADALGYAHRHGIVHRDIKPENILLTEGHALVADFGVARALVSAGGAQLTETGSAVGTPAYMSPEQSMADRSLDGRSDLYSVGCVLYEMLTGEAPYTGPSAQAVIAKRLMDPVPSARRLRETVPAGVDEALQRVLAKAPADRFVTAAEFARALQAGVASPAAIPTVPPASVAWAGRRRSVAPDGTYRRRMPVVAAALGLGFVIGLGVLFAWRRSHPRPEETGDAKVLAVLPFENLGDSSQAYFADGVGDEVRGKLSQLGGVAVIARTSSNGYRHTSKPPQQIAHELGAEYLLTATVRWEKHPDGTSQVRVSPELVRVTPGAAPTTRWQQGFDAALTDVFQVQAEIAGQVAQALNVALGDSAKHQLATRPTQSLPAYDAFLRGEAATQGMTTLDPKSLRQAIAAYEQALALDSTFVEAWAQLSRAEAYLYSSLSAIPATGDAARRAAERALTLAPTRSEGHQALGAYYGYVVADKPRAYAEDSTALALAPGNADILWAVGFDEHALQRWEAARSHLEQAVRLNPRSSITVHQLGLLLVCLRQYPEAERVLDHTLQLLPADLIVREDRAIAALAQGDLAQAQAIINAAPKEVDPTALVASVASYLDLVWVLDEAQQRLLLRLRPSAFDDNRASWGIMLAQTYAVQDDTAKERVYADSARLAYEQQLDDSSQGSSTTTSTFDTQRLAFLGLALAYLGNKAAAIREGQRGVALSPISRDAFVGPYIQLQLARIYILVGEPEKALDQLEPLLKIPYYLSPGWLRIDPNFAPLRGSPRFERLVKGP, encoded by the coding sequence ATGGCAGACCTCCGCGAGCAGCTCCAGAGCGGGTTGGCTGACCGCTACCGCATCGAGCGTGAGCTTGGGCGCGGTGGGATGGCCACGGTCTACCTCGCGCAGGACCTCCGCCACAAGCGGCCGGTTGCGCTCAAAGTCCTGCACCCGGAACTGGCCTTGACGCTCGGTCCCGAGCGCTTCCAGCGCGAGATCGAGACCGTCGCCCGGCTCCAGCACCCCCACATCCTCACCGTACACGATTCCGGGGAGTCGGCCGGGCAGGTCTGGTATACCATGCCCTACGTGGAAGGCGAATCGCTGCGGGACCGGCTCCGCCGCGAGCGACAGCTGCCGCTGGCGGACGCCCTCCAGATCACCCTGGAAGTGGCCGACGCGTTGGGCTATGCCCACCGGCACGGGATCGTCCACCGAGACATCAAGCCCGAAAATATTCTCCTGACCGAGGGCCACGCGCTGGTGGCCGATTTTGGCGTGGCTCGCGCGCTCGTGAGCGCCGGCGGGGCGCAGCTGACCGAGACCGGCAGCGCGGTGGGCACGCCGGCCTATATGAGCCCAGAGCAGTCGATGGCGGACCGGAGCCTCGATGGCCGCTCCGACCTCTACAGCGTGGGATGCGTGCTCTACGAGATGCTCACCGGGGAGGCCCCGTATACCGGCCCCTCGGCCCAGGCCGTCATCGCCAAGCGCCTGATGGACCCCGTGCCGTCGGCACGCAGACTTCGGGAAACCGTTCCAGCCGGGGTAGATGAGGCCCTGCAGCGAGTCTTGGCCAAGGCTCCGGCCGACCGATTCGTCACGGCGGCCGAGTTCGCTCGGGCGCTGCAAGCGGGCGTCGCCTCACCGGCGGCAATCCCGACTGTGCCGCCGGCTTCCGTTGCGTGGGCAGGGAGACGCCGCTCGGTGGCCCCGGATGGGACGTACCGGCGAAGGATGCCGGTGGTCGCGGCGGCACTAGGCCTCGGGTTCGTCATCGGGCTTGGCGTGTTGTTCGCCTGGCGGCGGAGTCACCCGCGCCCGGAGGAAACCGGCGATGCCAAGGTGCTGGCGGTGCTCCCGTTCGAGAACCTGGGCGACTCGTCGCAGGCTTACTTCGCTGACGGCGTGGGCGATGAGGTCCGGGGCAAGCTGTCGCAGCTCGGTGGCGTCGCGGTCATCGCCCGGACCAGCTCGAACGGGTACCGGCACACGAGCAAGCCCCCGCAGCAGATCGCCCACGAACTGGGGGCCGAGTACCTGCTAACCGCCACCGTCCGTTGGGAAAAGCATCCTGATGGCACCAGTCAGGTCAGGGTCAGTCCCGAGTTGGTCCGGGTCACCCCCGGCGCGGCTCCGACAACGAGGTGGCAACAGGGATTCGATGCGGCGCTGACCGACGTGTTTCAGGTGCAGGCGGAGATCGCTGGCCAGGTGGCACAGGCGCTCAATGTCGCGCTCGGTGACAGCGCCAAGCACCAACTCGCCACGCGGCCGACGCAGAGCCTCCCTGCCTACGACGCCTTCCTGCGGGGCGAGGCCGCCACGCAGGGGATGACCACGCTCGACCCGAAGAGTCTCCGCCAGGCGATTGCGGCCTACGAGCAGGCGCTGGCGCTTGATTCGACCTTTGTCGAGGCGTGGGCGCAGCTCAGCCGGGCAGAGGCATATCTGTATTCCAGTCTCTCGGCCATCCCGGCCACCGGTGATGCGGCCCGCCGCGCCGCCGAGCGCGCACTGACGCTCGCCCCTACGCGCTCCGAGGGCCACCAGGCCCTTGGCGCGTACTACGGTTACGTAGTCGCGGATAAGCCCCGTGCCTACGCCGAGGACAGCACGGCACTCGCCCTGGCACCGGGTAACGCCGACATTCTCTGGGCCGTGGGGTTCGACGAACACGCGCTCCAGCGATGGGAGGCGGCACGCTCACACCTGGAACAGGCGGTCCGGCTCAATCCCCGCTCAAGCATTACCGTCCACCAGCTCGGGCTACTGTTGGTTTGTCTCCGCCAATATCCCGAGGCCGAGCGGGTTCTCGATCACACGCTCCAGCTCCTCCCGGCGGACCTTATAGTGCGCGAGGATCGGGCGATAGCGGCGCTGGCGCAGGGCGACCTCGCCCAGGCCCAGGCCATCATTAATGCAGCCCCCAAGGAGGTGGATCCCACGGCGCTGGTCGCGTCCGTGGCGAGCTACCTGGACCTCGTCTGGGTGCTGGACGAGGCCCAGCAGCGGCTGCTGCTGCGGCTAAGGCCCAGCGCGTTCGACGACAATCGCGCGAGCTGGGGGATCATGCTCGCCCAGACCTATGCCGTCCAGGACGACACGGCCAAGGAGCGCGTGTACGCTGATTCGGCCCGTCTAGCCTACGAGCAGCAGCTTGACGACTCGTCCCAGGGTTCCTCGACCACCACCTCGACATTCGACACTCAGCGACTCGCCTTCCTCGGTCTCGCGCTCGCCTACCTAGGAAACAAGGCCGCGGCGATCCGGGAAGGCCAGCGCGGCGTGGCGCTGTCCCCAATCAGCCGCGATGCTTTTGTGGGACCCTACATCCAGCTTCAGCTCGCCCGCATCTACATCCTCGTCGGCGAGCCCGAGAAGGCCCTCGACCAACTGGAGCCGCTGCTCAAGATCCCCTACTACCTCTCGCCCGGCTGGCTCCGGATCGATCCCAACTTCGCCCCGCTCCGGGGCAGCCCGCGCTTCGAGCGGCTGGTAAAGGGGCCGTAG
- a CDS encoding chemotaxis protein CheB, which translates to MAASAGGVDALGTILSGLPAWFPVPVAVVQHRSTHLPNMLAHVLGRYTTLCVKTAEAGEAPQPGTIYLAPPDRHLSITPDGTFGLADDGTLIHHTHSAADPLFLTAAEVHRDRVIAVVLTGGGDDGAEGARSVGLAGGVVLAQDEATSQVFSMPRATIATSHADAVLPLEAIGPALIRLVQTGSLGPSSSD; encoded by the coding sequence ATGGCCGCATCCGCCGGCGGTGTGGATGCGCTCGGCACCATTCTTAGCGGGCTGCCCGCATGGTTTCCGGTGCCCGTGGCCGTGGTCCAGCACCGCTCGACCCACCTCCCCAACATGCTCGCGCACGTCCTCGGCCGCTATACCACACTGTGCGTGAAGACGGCGGAAGCCGGGGAGGCTCCGCAACCCGGAACCATTTACCTGGCGCCGCCCGACCGACACCTCTCGATCACCCCCGACGGCACGTTCGGCCTGGCCGACGACGGCACCCTTATTCACCACACCCACTCCGCCGCGGACCCACTCTTCCTCACCGCCGCCGAGGTCCATCGCGACCGGGTCATCGCGGTCGTTCTGACCGGCGGCGGCGATGACGGTGCGGAGGGGGCCCGCTCGGTCGGCCTCGCGGGTGGGGTGGTGCTGGCGCAGGACGAGGCCACCTCTCAGGTCTTCTCGATGCCCAGAGCGACGATCGCGACCAGCCACGCCGACGCGGTGCTCCCGCTGGAAGCGATCGGGCCCGCGCTGATCCGGCTGGTCCAGACCGGGAGCCTTGGCCCGAGCTCCAGCGACTAG
- a CDS encoding PH domain-containing protein, which produces MASLDAQLLADEQIVRRARPHWIVFGGPLLLGLAGVALGVALQVTQRHYWYVGAGVVGLALLGAIGPTLRYLSSEFAITDKRIVARFGLLHRRSLETLLSKIEAIEVEQDLTGRLFGYGTLVVIGTGGTRESIPRIPAPLEFRRDVQSQIVALDDRRSRAAAPQAALREERECPYCAERILTRARICRFCGRDVEPL; this is translated from the coding sequence ATGGCCTCACTCGACGCGCAGCTTCTGGCCGACGAGCAGATCGTCCGGCGCGCCCGGCCCCACTGGATCGTGTTCGGAGGGCCCCTCCTCCTCGGGCTGGCCGGCGTGGCGCTCGGCGTCGCCCTCCAGGTCACCCAGCGCCACTACTGGTACGTCGGCGCGGGCGTGGTTGGACTGGCGCTGCTCGGCGCGATCGGCCCGACGCTCCGCTACCTGAGCTCCGAGTTCGCTATCACCGATAAGCGCATCGTGGCGCGGTTCGGGCTGCTGCACCGCCGGTCGCTGGAGACCCTGCTGAGCAAGATCGAGGCGATCGAGGTGGAGCAGGACCTCACCGGCCGGCTGTTCGGCTATGGCACATTGGTCGTTATCGGCACCGGCGGTACCCGGGAAAGCATCCCCCGGATTCCCGCGCCGCTGGAGTTTCGCCGGGACGTGCAGAGCCAGATCGTGGCGTTGGACGACCGCCGCTCCCGCGCAGCCGCGCCGCAGGCTGCCCTACGCGAAGAGCGTGAGTGTCCCTACTGCGCCGAGCGGATCCTGACGCGCGCCAGGATCTGCCGGTTCTGCGGGCGGGATGTCGAGCCCCTCTGA
- a CDS encoding MMPL family transporter translates to MIAAWIVIGVAAGFRAPHTPRLLAGRGGSKLPSESQWADSLVAVRFPRPVAELFAVTVTAPGPFDRSGPRLVRDSLLAALGRQPYVRGTLSRRSAEDSTFQSRDQRTALFLIAFQLPPERLGPLVDPVRDVLRRTLTRLPGGSGYRVLVTGRSPLDLDERRLIADDSRRGELRVLPLTLTILVLAFGAVAAAMLPLGIGVLGVLVALAVIGLLANVFELSVVALTIVTMIGLGVGIDYSLLVVTRFREELATGLTPTAAVGRTVRTAGRAVAVSGATVILGFVALLPTPLLETRTVGCAGIVAVLVMMLLTTTLLPAMLALAGSRIDWPRWLARRLAWYHGRRGWEWWARTIGRRPAASLAAGLVLLALLVYPVLHIRIGLPARDWWPAGTEAGQGAMMLERMGLAGVIQPIHVVVELPQGQRFGSARALRGLRVLSDSLKSDPRISTVKSIVDLKPGTSLLAYSLLYSDLKAARQEYPDFLDAYLSQDAATALVDVVVSDTTSLTSVMDVVRHIRRLGNAGARGLAGARISVGGYAASNVDFQQELLRRFPILIALILGSTAVMLGLVFRSVLIPIKAIVLNTLSVAATFGMIVLVFQDGFGSRYLGLSGPTAAIFVVVPVTVFAAVFGLSMDYEVFLLSRIREEFIRTGDPTRATTDGLSAIASTITSAALIMVIVFGYFAFANVLLLQFLGFGLAVAVFLDATLIRMLLVPAIMNMAGRWNWWPGVRDRAG, encoded by the coding sequence GTGATCGCCGCCTGGATCGTGATCGGCGTGGCGGCTGGCTTCCGCGCGCCCCACACCCCTAGGCTGCTGGCCGGCCGGGGCGGTAGCAAGCTGCCCAGTGAGTCGCAGTGGGCTGACTCGCTCGTGGCGGTCCGATTCCCCCGGCCGGTGGCCGAGCTCTTCGCGGTGACGGTGACCGCACCCGGGCCTTTCGATCGGTCCGGTCCCCGGCTGGTGCGCGACTCACTGCTCGCCGCGCTCGGTCGGCAGCCCTACGTCCGGGGCACGCTGTCGCGCCGCTCGGCGGAGGATTCCACCTTCCAGAGCCGCGACCAGCGGACCGCTCTCTTCCTCATCGCGTTTCAACTGCCGCCCGAGCGCCTCGGTCCGCTGGTGGATCCGGTCCGCGACGTCCTGCGCCGGACGCTGACCCGGCTGCCGGGAGGCTCCGGCTATCGGGTGCTAGTCACCGGCCGCTCGCCGCTCGACCTGGATGAGCGCCGCCTGATCGCGGACGACAGTCGGCGGGGTGAGCTACGCGTGCTCCCGCTGACGTTGACCATCCTCGTCCTCGCCTTCGGTGCGGTGGCGGCGGCCATGCTGCCGCTCGGCATCGGCGTGCTGGGCGTACTGGTCGCGCTGGCGGTGATCGGGCTGCTCGCCAATGTGTTCGAGCTCTCGGTGGTGGCCTTGACCATCGTGACCATGATCGGCCTCGGAGTGGGTATCGATTATTCGCTGCTGGTGGTGACCCGGTTCCGGGAGGAGCTGGCTACCGGGCTGACTCCGACGGCGGCCGTGGGCCGGACGGTGCGGACCGCTGGCCGGGCCGTCGCGGTCTCGGGAGCCACGGTCATTCTGGGCTTCGTCGCGCTGTTGCCGACCCCGCTGCTGGAGACTCGGACCGTGGGGTGCGCCGGGATCGTCGCCGTGCTGGTGATGATGCTGCTGACCACCACGCTGCTGCCCGCGATGCTGGCGCTCGCCGGCTCGCGGATCGACTGGCCCCGCTGGCTCGCGCGGCGCCTCGCCTGGTACCATGGCCGACGCGGCTGGGAATGGTGGGCCCGCACGATCGGCCGGCGGCCCGCGGCCTCGCTCGCCGCCGGGCTGGTGCTCCTGGCGCTGCTGGTTTACCCCGTGCTCCACATCCGGATCGGCCTGCCCGCCCGCGACTGGTGGCCGGCCGGAACCGAGGCGGGGCAAGGGGCCATGATGCTGGAGCGGATGGGGCTGGCCGGGGTGATCCAGCCGATCCACGTGGTGGTCGAGCTGCCGCAGGGACAACGATTCGGCTCGGCACGGGCGCTCCGGGGGCTTCGGGTCCTCTCCGACTCGCTCAAGTCCGATCCCCGCATCAGCACCGTGAAGAGCATCGTCGATCTCAAGCCCGGGACGTCTCTCCTGGCCTATTCGCTGCTCTACAGCGATCTGAAGGCCGCACGGCAGGAGTATCCGGACTTCCTCGATGCCTACCTCAGCCAGGATGCCGCCACGGCACTGGTCGACGTCGTCGTGTCGGACACCACATCGCTCACGTCGGTGATGGACGTTGTGCGCCACATTCGGAGGCTGGGCAACGCTGGCGCGCGAGGGCTGGCGGGCGCGCGCATCTCGGTCGGTGGCTACGCCGCTTCCAACGTGGACTTCCAGCAGGAGCTGTTGCGCCGCTTCCCCATCCTGATCGCGCTGATCCTGGGCTCGACCGCCGTCATGTTGGGGCTGGTCTTCCGCTCGGTGCTGATCCCGATCAAGGCGATCGTGCTGAACACCCTGTCCGTCGCGGCTACCTTCGGCATGATCGTGCTGGTGTTTCAGGATGGATTCGGGTCCCGGTACCTGGGACTGAGCGGCCCCACGGCGGCCATCTTCGTAGTCGTCCCGGTGACCGTGTTCGCCGCCGTGTTCGGGCTCAGCATGGACTACGAGGTCTTCCTGCTGAGCCGGATACGCGAGGAGTTCATCCGCACCGGCGATCCCACCCGGGCCACCACCGACGGCCTCAGCGCGATTGCGTCAACCATCACCTCCGCTGCGCTGATCATGGTGATCGTGTTCGGCTACTTCGCGTTCGCCAACGTGCTCCTGCTGCAGTTCCTGGGCTTCGGGCTGGCGGTGGCGGTGTTCCTGGACGCCACCCTGATCCGGATGCTTCTGGTGCCGGCAATCATGAACATGGCGGGACGCTGGAACTGGTGGCCCGGTGTACGGGACAGGGCAGGCTAG
- the cysK gene encoding cysteine synthase A, which produces MPHGRIYQDVVETVGNTPLIRLNRLGAGLPGRIVLKHEGYNPFNSVKDRIGAAMINDAVEKGRLRPGMIIVEATSGNTGIGLAYVAAVRGYRCIFTMPETMTLECRHMLRALGAKVVLTEGPKSMKGAIARAEEILDQLGDRGWMPRQFDNPANPAVHYATTGPEIWTDTEGKIDVFVSGVGTGGTITGAGRYLREKHPGIHIVAVEPAESPVLSGGQPSSHKQQGIGVGFIPGNLDTRIYDEVIRVGNDDAIATTRRLAREEAIFAGISTGSITWAALQVAGRAENAGKLIVSITCDFGERYLSNPVYSELGEVEVEIG; this is translated from the coding sequence ATGCCCCACGGCAGGATCTACCAGGATGTGGTCGAGACCGTCGGGAACACGCCGCTCATCAGGCTGAACCGGTTGGGCGCCGGTCTGCCGGGGCGGATCGTGCTGAAGCACGAGGGCTACAATCCGTTCAACTCGGTGAAGGACCGGATCGGCGCCGCGATGATCAACGACGCGGTCGAGAAAGGGCGTCTCCGGCCCGGCATGATCATCGTGGAGGCCACCAGCGGCAACACCGGCATCGGGCTGGCCTACGTCGCGGCCGTCCGGGGCTATCGCTGCATCTTCACCATGCCGGAGACGATGACGCTGGAGTGCCGGCACATGCTCCGCGCGCTGGGCGCCAAGGTCGTGCTCACCGAAGGGCCCAAGAGCATGAAGGGGGCGATCGCGCGGGCAGAAGAGATCCTGGACCAACTGGGAGATCGCGGGTGGATGCCGCGCCAGTTCGACAACCCGGCCAACCCGGCCGTCCACTACGCCACCACCGGCCCGGAGATCTGGACCGACACCGAGGGGAAGATCGACGTCTTCGTCTCCGGGGTGGGGACCGGCGGCACCATCACCGGCGCGGGACGCTACCTGCGGGAGAAGCATCCGGGCATTCACATCGTGGCGGTGGAACCGGCGGAGAGCCCGGTTCTGTCCGGCGGACAGCCGTCGTCCCACAAGCAGCAGGGAATCGGCGTGGGGTTCATCCCAGGCAACCTCGACACCAGGATCTACGACGAGGTGATCCGGGTCGGCAACGACGACGCGATCGCCACCACCCGCCGGCTGGCCCGCGAGGAGGCGATCTTCGCCGGGATCTCCACCGGCTCGATCACCTGGGCCGCACTGCAGGTGGCGGGACGGGCGGAGAACGCCGGGAAGCTGATCGTCTCCATCACCTGCGACTTCGGGGAACGCTATCTCTCGAATCCGGTCTACTCGGAGCTGGGGGAGGTGGAGGTGGAGATAGGGTAG
- a CDS encoding ADP-ribosylglycohydrolase family protein: protein MSSPSDALVGCIVGQALGDALGFVVEAEPPEVAEEYVRGCLLAGRAGERTPRGFGFGQYTDDTQLARELLRSFAESAGWSPAAFAIRLSDLFRDGLDIGAGPGTRAAAGRLLHGVPWTESGTPAPYAGNGSAMRAGPLGLLFPGKPDEMQRAVREQSRITHLDPRSAAGAAAVAGAVALASESGPIVREEFLERLADWTAPEDASMADAIRGLHEWASLAPDAAAQHLHRAGLDPAHTGAWMGISAFVVPSVLWSLYAFLRSPDDYWTTVCTAIRVGGDTDTMAAMAGAVSGARLGVAAMPEPLVQVLNDRGTWRAKELAQVARDCARVLTSSGRVL from the coding sequence ATGTCGAGCCCCTCTGACGCGCTGGTCGGCTGCATCGTCGGCCAGGCACTGGGTGACGCGCTCGGCTTCGTGGTGGAGGCGGAGCCGCCCGAGGTGGCCGAGGAATACGTCCGCGGGTGCCTCCTGGCGGGCCGTGCCGGCGAGCGGACGCCCAGAGGCTTCGGCTTTGGCCAGTACACCGACGACACCCAGCTCGCCCGCGAGCTCCTGAGGAGCTTTGCCGAGAGTGCCGGCTGGAGCCCGGCTGCGTTCGCAATCCGTCTGTCGGACCTCTTCCGTGACGGACTGGATATCGGCGCGGGCCCGGGCACTCGGGCGGCAGCCGGCCGGCTCCTCCACGGGGTTCCCTGGACGGAATCGGGCACGCCCGCGCCCTATGCCGGAAACGGGAGCGCCATGCGCGCGGGTCCGCTCGGCCTGCTCTTTCCCGGCAAGCCCGACGAGATGCAGCGGGCGGTCCGGGAGCAGAGCCGGATCACCCACCTCGATCCCAGGTCGGCGGCAGGGGCAGCAGCCGTGGCGGGGGCGGTTGCGCTGGCCAGCGAGTCTGGCCCGATCGTCCGCGAGGAATTCCTCGAGCGGCTGGCCGACTGGACCGCGCCGGAGGATGCCTCCATGGCGGATGCCATCCGCGGGCTGCACGAGTGGGCCAGCCTCGCACCCGATGCCGCCGCACAGCATCTGCACCGCGCCGGCCTCGACCCGGCCCATACGGGTGCCTGGATGGGGATCTCGGCGTTCGTCGTCCCCAGCGTGCTGTGGAGTCTCTACGCCTTCCTCCGCTCCCCGGACGACTACTGGACCACCGTCTGCACCGCCATCCGGGTCGGCGGGGACACCGATACCATGGCCGCCATGGCTGGCGCGGTAAGCGGCGCGCGGCTCGGTGTGGCTGCCATGCCGGAGCCGCTGGTGCAGGTACTCAACGACCGCGGCACCTGGCGGGCAAAGGAGCTGGCCCAGGTCGCGCGCGACTGCGCGCGGGTTCTCACCTCCTCCGGCCGCGTGTTATAG